The following are encoded in a window of Microcaecilia unicolor chromosome 14, aMicUni1.1, whole genome shotgun sequence genomic DNA:
- the LOC115457284 gene encoding olfactory receptor 1509-like: protein MAVRNETRVTEFIFLGLSSNLTMQRVFFALSLVMYLLTIAGNLLILLTIYFDTQLHTPMYFFLSHLSFLDLTFSTVTLPKSLINFLLQSNAISFNECIVQLFFLHFIGGTECFHLTLMAYDRYVAICNPLRYNTIMSRRVCLLLVISTWVAGLIHSTAQTLPTIQLPFCGPNEINHFFCDTHPLFLLACSSTFISETADMVNSGTLALSCFLVVFISYAYIISTILKIRSTEGRQKAFSTCASHLMVVTVFFGPCLFIYMRPPVTFEIDKLVSVFYSIVTPWLNPFIYTLRNEKVKNSMKKLRDRKVSFWWHM, encoded by the coding sequence ATGGCAGTCAGGAATGAAACCAGAGTCACTGAATTCATCTTCCTCGGACTTTCCAGCAATCTGACCATGCAGAGAGTATTCTTTGCGCTTTCTCTAGTGATGTACCTGCTCACCATAGCTGGGAATCTTCTCATTTTGCTAACTATATATTTTGACACTCAACTGCACActcccatgtacttcttcctcagtCACCTGTCTTTCTTAGATTTGACCTTTTCTACAGTCACTCTCCCCAAATCTCTTATTAACTTTCTCTTACAGAGTAATGCTATCTCTTTCAACGAATGCATTGTTCAGTTGTTTTTCTTGCATTTCATTGGAGGAACAGAATGCTTTCATTTGACCCTGATGGCTTATGACCGCTATGTTGCCATCTGCAATCCTTTGCGTTATAACACAATCATGAGCAGACGAGTTTGTCTGCTGCTGGTGATTTCTACATGGGTAGCTGGTTTAATCCATTCCACCGCACAGACATTACCAACAATTCAGCTGCCCTTCTGTGGTCCTAatgagataaatcatttcttttgTGACACCCACCCCTTATTTTTGTTGGCTTGTTCTAGTACCTTTATCAGTGAAACCGCCGATATGGTCAACAGTGGAACCTTAGCCCTTAGTTGTTTCTTGGTGGTGTTCATATCTTACGCCTACATTATCTCCACTATCTTAAAAATTCGCTCAACTGAGGGAAGGCAGAAAGCTTTCTCTACCTGTGCTTCCCATCTCATGGTGGTCACTGTGTTTTTTGGTCCTTGTCTCTTCATCTACATGAGACCTCCAGTGACATTTGAAATTGACAAACTGGTCTCCGTTTTTTACTCCATCGTGACTCCTTGGTTAAACCCTTTCATTTATACTCTCAGAAACGAGAAGGTGAAAAATAGTATGAAGAAACTGAGAGATAGGAAAGTGTCTTTTTGGTGGCATATGTGA
- the LOC115457756 gene encoding olfactory receptor 1509-like: protein MAVRNETRVTEFIFLGLSSNLTIQIVFFVLCLVMYLLTIAGNLLILLTIYFDTQLQTPMYFFLSHLSFLDLSFSTVTVPKSLINFLLQSNAISFNECIVQLFFLHFIGGTECFHLTLMAYDRYVAICNPLRYNTIMSRRVCLLLVISTWVGGLIHSFAQTLPTIQLPFCGPNEINHFFCDTHPLSLLACSSTFFSETADMVNSGTLALGCFLVLVISYTYIISTILKIRSTEGRQKAFSTCASHLMVVTVFFGPCLFIYMRPPVSFESDKLVSVFYTIVTPWLNPFIYTLRNEKVKNSMKKLRDRKVSFLEVHMK from the coding sequence ATGGCAGTCAGGAATGAAACTAGAGTCACTGAATTCATCTTCCTCGGACTTTCCAGCAATCTTACCATACAGATAGTATTCTTTGTGCTTTGTCTAGTGATGTACCTGCTCACCATAGCTGGGAATCTTCTCATTTTGCTAACTATATATTTTGACACTCAACTGCAGActcccatgtacttcttcctcagcCACCTGTCTTTCTTAGATTTGTCCTTTTCTACAGTCACGGTCCCCAAATCTCTTATTAACTTTCTCTTACAGAGTAATGCCATCTCCTTCAACGAATGCATTGTTCAGTTGTTTTTCTTGCATTTCATTGGAGGAACAGAATGCTTTCATTTGACCCTTATGGCTTATGACCGCTATGTTGCCATCTGCAATCCTTTGCGTTATAACACAATCATGAGCAGACGAGTTTGTCTGCTGCTGGTGATTTCTACATGGGTAGGTGGTTTAATCCATTCCTTCGCACAGACATTACCAACAATTCAGTTGCCCTTCTGTGGTCCTAATGAGATAAACCATTTCTTTTGCGACACCCACCCCTTATCTTTGTTGGCTTGTTCTAGTACCTTTTTCAGTGAAACCGCCGATATGGTCAACAGTGGAACCTTAGCCCTTGGTTGTTTCTTGGTGTTGGTCATATCTTACACGTACATCATCTCCACTATCTTAAAAATTCGCTCAACTGAGGGAAGACAGAAAGCTTTCTCTACCTGTGCTTCCCATCTCATGGTGGTCACTGTGTTTTTTGGTCCTTGTCTCTTCATCTACATGAGACCTCCTGTGTCATTTGAAAGTGACAAACTGGTCTCCGTTTTTTACACCATCGTGACTCCTTGGTTAAACCCTTTCATTTATACTCTCAGAAACGAGAAGGTGAAAAATAGTATGAAGAAACTGAGAGATAGGAAAGTGTCTTTTTTGGAGGTGCATATGAAATGA
- the LOC115457282 gene encoding olfactory receptor 1509-like, whose product MAVSNGTKVTEFVLLGLYSNPELQIFFFLLFLVMYLITVVGNLLILVTIYANPQLHTPMYFFLSNLSFVDLSFSTVTVPRCLVLFLWQDKTISFSDCMAQMFFIHFIGGSECFHLVLMAYDRYVAICHPLRYTTIMNRPVCFLLVVFTWAGGFIHASAQSIPVIQLPFCGPNEIDHFFCDAHTLALLACSSTVISENVDMANSGILAVSCFSVLLVSYIYIISTILKIRSDEGRQKAFSTCAAHLMVVILFFGPCVFLYMRPSVIFAADKLLSVFYTIVTPLLNPCIYTLRNEKMRHAMLKMGGITPSTLEKHGH is encoded by the coding sequence ATGGCAGTCAGCAACGGAACCAAAGTCACAGAATTCGTCCTCCTCGGACTTTATAGCAATCCAGAGTTACAGATATTCTTCTTTCTGCTTTTTCTAGTGATGTACCTGATCACTGTAGTTGGGAATCTCCTCATCCTGGTCACCATCTACGCAAACCCTCAGCTGCACActcccatgtacttcttcctcagcAACCTGTCTTTTGTTGATTTGAGCTTTTCCACAGTCACTGTCCCCAGATGTCTCGTTCTCTTTCTCTGGCAGGACAAGACCATCTCTTTCAGCGACTGCATGGCTCAAATGTTTTTCATACATTTCATCGGGGGTTCGGAATGCTTTCACCTGGTCCTGATGGCCTATGACCGCTACGTTGCCATCTGCCATCCTTTGCGTTACACCACAATCATGAACAGACCAGTCTGTTTCTTGCTGGTGGTTTTTACATGGGCAGGTGGTTTCATTCATGCCTCTGCACAGTCTATCCCAGTAATTCAACTGCCCTTCTGTGGTCCTAATGAGATAGACCATTTCTTCTGTGATGCCCACACCTTAGCCTTGTTGGCTTGTTCTAGTACCGTTATTAGTGAAAACGTGGACATGGCCAACAGTGGAATCTTAGCTGTTAGTTGTTTCTCGGTATTGCTGGTCTCTTACATATACATCATCTCCACTATTTTAAAAATCCGCTCAGatgaaggaaggcagaaagcttTTTCGACCTGTGCTGCCCACCTGATGGtggtcattttgttttttggcccCTGTGTTTTCCTCTATATGAGACCGTCTGTTATATTTGCAGCTGACAAACTGCTCTCTGTTTTTTACACCATCGTGACCCCTTTGTTAAACCCCTGCATTTACACTCTGAGAAACGAGAAGATGAGACATGCCATGCTGAAGATGGGAGGTATAACACCGTCTACCCTGGAGAAACATGGACACTGA
- the LOC115457283 gene encoding olfactory receptor 1509-like, which yields MASRNETRVTQFILLGLSSNPYLQIVFFVLFLVMYLLTLTGNLLILTTIYVEPHLHTPMYFFLSHLSFLDLSFSTVTVPRALVHFLWPRYTISFNDCMAQLFFFHLIGGTECFHLILMAYDRYVAICNPLRYTTIMNTRVCLLLVFFTWVGGFIHGFWQAFPTTQLSFCGSNEVNHFFCDSHPLSLLACSRTFVSETVDMANSGTLTLGCFLVLFISYTYIISTVLKINSAEGRQKAFSTCASHLLVVSLFFGPCVFIYMRPSVTFEADKMVSVFYAIVTPWLNPFIYTLRNEKVRKSMKKLGGKKVSFLDTHIN from the coding sequence ATGGCATCCAGGAATGAAACCCGAGTCACACAGTTCATCCTCCTTGGACTTTCTAGCAATCCGTACTTACAGATCGTATTCTTTGTGCTGTTTCTAGTAATGTACCTACTCACCTTAACTGGGAATCTTCTCATTCTGACAACTATATATGTGGAACCTCACCTGCACACtcccatgtatttcttcctcagtCACCTGTCTTTCTTAGATTTGTCCTTTTCCACAGTCACTGTCCCCAGAGCCCTTGTTCACTTTCTCTGGCCTAGATATACCATCTCTTTCAATGACTGCATGGCtcaattgtttttctttcatttaattGGGGGTACAGAATGCTTTCACCTCATCCTGATGGCTTACGACCGTTACGTTGCCATCTGCAATCCTTTGCGTTATACCACAATCATGAACACACGAGTCTGTCTCCTGCTGGTGTTTTTTACTTGGGTTGGTGGTTTCATTCATGGCTTCTGGCAGGCTTTTCCGACGACTCAGTTGTCCTTCTGTGGTTCTAATGAGGTCAATCATTTCTTTTGCGACTCCCACCCCTTATCTTTGCTGGCTTGTTCTAGAACCTTTGTTAGTGAAACTGTGGACATGGCCAACAGTGGAACCTTAACCCTTGGCTGTTTCTTGGTGTTGTTCATATCTTATACATACATCATCTCCACTGTCTTAAAAATTAACTCTGCTGAGGGAAGGCAAAAAGCCTTCTCCACCTGTGCCTCCCACCTCCTGGTGGTCAGTTTGTTCTTTGGCCCTTGTGTTTTCATCTACATGAGACCCTcggtgacatttgaggctgacaaaatGGTTTCTGTCTTTTACGCTATTGTGACCCCTTGGTTAAACCCCTTCATTTATACTCTCCGAAATGAGAAGGTGCGAAAATCCATGAAGAAGCTGGGAGGTAAGAAAGTGTCTTTTCTGGACACGCATATAAACTGA